The following coding sequences are from one Methanofollis sp. window:
- a CDS encoding carboxymuconolactone decarboxylase family protein, which yields MEQKLKELEEKIGKVPKIFAELKTVEPDLYEKVMGLDQMVWADGALSKQTKKVLAIAIAAALRDRHAVRAQMAGAKSLGVKKEQIEEGLRVAFLLAGMPAYVYGKAALEEFMG from the coding sequence ATGGAGCAGAAACTGAAAGAACTGGAAGAGAAGATCGGGAAGGTCCCGAAGATCTTCGCCGAACTCAAGACGGTCGAACCTGATCTCTACGAGAAGGTGATGGGCCTCGACCAGATGGTCTGGGCCGACGGCGCACTCTCCAAACAGACAAAGAAGGTGCTTGCCATCGCCATCGCCGCCGCACTCAGGGACCGCCACGCGGTGCGGGCCCAGATGGCAGGGGCGAAGAGCCTTGGCGTCAAGAAAGAACAGATCGAGGAGGGCCTGAGGGTCGCATTCCTTCTTGCCGGCATGCCCGCCTATGTCTACGGCAAGGCGGCACTCGAAGAATTCATGGGATAG
- a CDS encoding flavodoxin family protein, producing the protein MPKKIIALLGSPVRGGNTAYLFTRAVEGAEEAGCEVEKVMVPYLNFQPCMEILHCMAHEDCQMQDDLTPYYRKFREMDGLIIATPIMTMGIPGKLKSFMDRFQVFYMAKYMRMQPFISKERRKERKTLFICISGMNLPDNFDGALQTTRTFCEIIDCPYWEGVFQRDMDHVRDIRTRPEVVEAAYEKGKELCRVVGKKDL; encoded by the coding sequence ATGCCGAAAAAGATCATCGCCCTCCTTGGAAGCCCGGTGCGGGGGGGAAACACCGCGTACCTCTTCACCAGGGCGGTAGAAGGGGCTGAAGAGGCGGGGTGCGAGGTCGAGAAGGTGATGGTGCCGTACCTCAATTTCCAGCCCTGCATGGAGATCCTCCACTGCATGGCCCATGAGGACTGCCAGATGCAGGACGACCTGACGCCGTACTACCGGAAGTTCAGGGAGATGGACGGCCTGATCATCGCCACGCCGATCATGACGATGGGTATCCCGGGCAAACTGAAGTCCTTCATGGACCGGTTTCAGGTCTTTTACATGGCGAAGTATATGCGCATGCAGCCTTTCATCTCAAAAGAGCGCCGGAAGGAGAGAAAGACCCTGTTCATCTGCATCTCCGGCATGAACCTCCCGGACAACTTCGACGGCGCCCTCCAGACGACGCGGACCTTCTGCGAGATCATCGACTGCCCGTACTGGGAGGGGGTCTTCCAGAGGGACATGGACCACGTGCGGGACATCAGGACGCGGCCCGAGGTCGTCGAGGCTGCCTACGAGAAGGGGAAGGAGCTCTGTCGGGTGGTCGGGAAGAAGGATCTGTAG
- a CDS encoding peroxiredoxin, producing the protein MEESHSLPIIGEAAPDFEAVTTQGRLKLSDLRGKWVVLFSHPADFTPVCTTEFVALAQAYPELEALNVKLIGLSIDSVHSHLAWVRNIEEKMGVKIPFPVIADLDMSVAKTFGMIHPGTSSTETIRTVFFIDPEGKMRAMIYYPLTNGRYIPEIVRLVKALQTTDRHKVSTPANWQPGEKVVVPPPKTAAEMEKRAGEGYECKDWYLCFKTV; encoded by the coding sequence ATGGAGGAATCACACTCCCTTCCCATTATCGGCGAGGCTGCACCCGATTTCGAGGCGGTCACAACACAGGGGCGCCTCAAACTCTCCGACCTCCGGGGAAAATGGGTCGTCCTCTTCTCTCACCCGGCAGACTTCACGCCGGTCTGCACCACCGAGTTCGTCGCTCTTGCGCAGGCATATCCAGAACTCGAGGCCCTGAACGTGAAGTTGATCGGACTCTCCATCGACAGCGTCCACTCGCACCTCGCCTGGGTGAGGAACATCGAGGAGAAGATGGGCGTGAAGATCCCCTTCCCGGTCATCGCCGACCTCGACATGAGCGTCGCAAAGACGTTTGGCATGATCCACCCGGGCACGAGCAGCACGGAGACGATCAGGACCGTCTTCTTCATCGACCCCGAGGGAAAGATGCGGGCGATGATCTACTACCCGCTCACGAACGGCCGGTACATTCCCGAGATCGTCAGACTGGTGAAGGCCCTCCAGACGACCGACCGGCACAAGGTCTCGACACCGGCGAACTGGCAGCCGGGCGAAAAAGTCGTCGTCCCTCCGCCAAAGACCGCCGCGGAGATGGAGAAGCGGGCCGGCGAGGGCTACGAGTGCAAGGACTGGTACCTCTGCTTCAAAACGGTCTGA
- a CDS encoding desulfoferrodoxin FeS4 iron-binding domain-containing protein gives MVNVEEVGQVFICEICGNVVEVKEVGGGELVCCGEPMVLRE, from the coding sequence ATGGTCAATGTCGAGGAAGTGGGGCAGGTCTTCATCTGTGAGATCTGCGGCAACGTCGTTGAAGTGAAAGAAGTCGGTGGAGGAGAACTGGTCTGCTGCGGCGAACCGATGGTCCTCCGGGAGTAA